GTGCCCGCAACGGCGTCGACGAGCACCCGGGTGGTGCCAGCGAGCTGGTTGAGCAGGCTCGACTTGCCGGCGTTCGGCTTACCCACGAGGGCGACCCGCCGCGGACCGCCCTCCTCCTCCGCCTCCTCGGGCGGCGGCGCGGGCAGCGCGTCGAAGAGCAGGTCGAGCAGGTCGCCGCTGCCGCGGCCGTGCAGCGCGCTGACCGGGACCGGCTCGCCGAGGCCGACGTTCCACAGCGCCGCGGCGTCCGCCTCCAGCCGGTGGTCGTCGACCTTGTTCGCGGCCAGCACGACCGGCTTCTTCGAGCGCTGCAGCAGCCGCGCGACGGCCTCGTCCTCGTCGGTCGCGCCGACGGTGGTGTCCACGACGAACAGCACCGCGTCGGCCGTCTCGACGGCCAGCTGCGCCTGTTCGGTGATCTGTGCGGCCAGCCCGCGGCCCTCCGGCTGCCAGCCGCCGGTGTCGACGAGCACGAACCGGCGGCCGCGCCACTCCGCGTCGTACGCGACGCGGTCCCTGGTGACCCCAGGGACGTCCTCGACGACCGCCTCCCGCCGGCCGAGGAGGCGGTTGACCAACGTGGACTTGCCGACGTTCGGCCGGCCGACGACGGCCACGACCGGTGTCCACGGTGGTGCCTGGGTCGCCGACTCGGTCATGATGCCCACCCTGCGGTACGTGCGGCGTCCCTGTGGTGCGCGACGAGCAGCTCCCTCACCCGCTCACCGGCCTCGGCGAGCACCCGGCGCGACGCGCGGTCGCCGAACGCGCCCACGTCGAACGGCTCGCCGAACACGACGTCCACGTTCGCACGCAGCTTCGGCAGCTTCCGGCCGGCGCTCGACTCGACGATGCCGAAGCACGCCACCGGCACGACGGGCGCGCGCCCGCGCAGGGCGAGCCAGGTGAGCCCGTGCCGTACCTCGCCGAAGTCGCCGGCTCCCCTGGTGCCCTCGGGGAAGACGCCGAGCACCTCGCCCTTCTGCAGCCAGCGCAGGCACATGGCGAGCGCGCCGCGGTCCGGGGTGCCGCGGCGGATGGGGATCTGGCCGACCTGCCGCAGCAGCGTGCCGAACGGGCCGCGGAACATCTCCGCCTTCACCAGGAACCGTGCCGGTCGCGGGCAGACGCCGTACACGACCGGGCCGTCGAGGAACGCGCGGTGGTTGATCGCGAGCAGCACCGGGCCGGTACGGGGGACGTTCTCCTTGCCGTGCACACGCAGCTTGAACAGGCCGGCGGACAGTGCGCCGGCGAACAACCGGCCTGGACGCAACGCCAGCGGGTGCGCGGTCTGCTTCGGCGGCGTCGGAGCGGCGGCGCCTGCGCTGCTAGCCATGCCGCTCGGTCGCCTCGCGTACGAGGTCGAGCACCCGGTCGACGACCTCGGCGAAGCCCAGCTCGGTCGAGTCGACCTCGACGGCGTCGTCGGCCTTCGCCAGCGGCGACGACTTCCTGGCGGCGTCGGCCGCGTCCCTGCGCGCCTGCTCGGTGCGGGTCACCGTCACGTCGGTGCCGAGCCTGGCGTTGCTGTCGCCGACCCGGCGCGCGGCCCGCACCTCCTCGTCGGCCACCAGGTAGACCTTGACCGTCGCGTCGGGTGCGACGACGGTGCCGATGTCGCGGCCCTCCACCACGATGCCGCCGGCCCCGATGATCGCGCGCTGCTCGGCGACCAGCCGCTCGCGGGTGGCCGGCACGGCGGACACCGCGCTCACCGCGTTGGTGACCTCGCGGGTACGGATCGCCTCGTCGACGTCGACGCCGTCCACGGTGAACCTCGGCTCCGCCGGGTCCGCCGTCACCTCGAGCACCGGGCGGCCGATGGCCGCGGTCACCGCGCCGGCGTCGTCGACGGGCACGTCGTGCTCGAGCATCCACCAGGTGACGGCCCGGTACATGGCGCCGGTGTCGAGATACCGCAGGCCAAGCTTCGCCGCCACAGCACGCGCGACGCTGGACTTACCACTGCCGGACGGGCCGTCGACCGCGACGACTGCGCTGCCCTGTTCCGCGGACAACTCCTGCTCCTCTTCGCTGGATGGGCGATTTGCCCGGGATGTACCGAACGTCCGTACGCGCCACGGCGGGTCGCCACGTTCTGCAGGCAGCCTATCCGGAGACGTCCCAACCGGTCGCACGTAGGCCCGCCACGAGGGCGTCCCTGCTCTCCGGACGGACGCTCAGCTCGACCACGCCGACCAGTGCGCCGGGAGCGTGCTCCAGCGAGATGTCCTCCACGTTCACGCCGGCCGCGTCGGCGTCGTGGAACAGCTGCGCCAGCTGACCGGGCTCGTCCGGCAGCACGACGGTGACGACCGCGTAGATGCGGGTCGGGCCGCCGTGCTTGCCTGGCAGCGCGAGCCGGCCGGCCACGCCGCGGGTGAGCAGCGCGTGCACCTCGGTGGTCGCGGCCTCGTCGCCGGCGGCCACGGCGCGCAGTGCCGCCGCCACCTGCCTGGCGTCGTGTGCGGCGCCGTCGAGCACGTC
This genomic stretch from Streptosporangiales bacterium harbors:
- a CDS encoding (d)CMP kinase; its protein translation is MSAEQGSAVVAVDGPSGSGKSSVARAVAAKLGLRYLDTGAMYRAVTWWMLEHDVPVDDAGAVTAAIGRPVLEVTADPAEPRFTVDGVDVDEAIRTREVTNAVSAVSAVPATRERLVAEQRAIIGAGGIVVEGRDIGTVVAPDATVKVYLVADEEVRAARRVGDSNARLGTDVTVTRTEQARRDAADAARKSSPLAKADDAVEVDSTELGFAEVVDRVLDLVREATERHG
- a CDS encoding 1-acyl-sn-glycerol-3-phosphate acyltransferase codes for the protein MASSAGAAAPTPPKQTAHPLALRPGRLFAGALSAGLFKLRVHGKENVPRTGPVLLAINHRAFLDGPVVYGVCPRPARFLVKAEMFRGPFGTLLRQVGQIPIRRGTPDRGALAMCLRWLQKGEVLGVFPEGTRGAGDFGEVRHGLTWLALRGRAPVVPVACFGIVESSAGRKLPKLRANVDVVFGEPFDVGAFGDRASRRVLAEAGERVRELLVAHHRDAARTAGWAS